The window GGTCTTGATGGTGTTAAATGCTAAAGGTAGCTTTGCCATGGTGTTGGAAAACCTTCGTGACAGTCTGGAGATCAACATGAAGCTAGTGATGCTACTAGCTCTCAGATACTCCATCGCATGCCAAATGGGTGCTCTGGATTGTGTACTCCATGACAGCCAAGTAGGGTCAGTGAATGCAGAGGTGAACCGCTCTGTAGAAGGGCCTCTGTCCAAAATAAAACCCAATTCAGACTCCATGAGCCCAGACTTTACTCTGGTAATACATGGCGGGGCTGGAGAGGTGATGATGTTAAACAGCAAAGTAGTGGAGGTCATTGAGTTTGCTCTAAAGACAGCCTTAGGCCTCGGCTCCCAAGTGCTTCAACATGGGGGCAGCAGCCTTGATGCAGTTCAGAGGTCAGTGGAAGCTTTGGAAGATTGCTTCCTCTTCAATGCAGGGAAGGGTTCTGTTTTTAACAAAGATGGAAAAAATGAAATGGAGGCCACCATAGTGGATTGCAGTGGGATTAATTCTGGATCTGTAGCCTGCTTGCAGAGGGTAAGAAACCCCATAAAGGCGGCCAGGTGTGTGATGGATAAGAGTCCCCACTCCATGATTGTGGGAGAAGGAGCGGAGGACTTTGTTCACGGTTTGGAGCCAGGGGAACCTCTCGGCCCTGATTACTTCTACACTGATATCCGTCACAAAGAGCTAATGGTGAAGCTGCAGGCTGACGTCAATCCACAGAACAACCATCCACAGACTGTGGGAGCGGTGGCTCTGGACCGCTGGCGTAAGCTAGCTGCTGCAACGTCTACAGGGGGTTTGGTAGGGAAGCTGAAAGGCAGGGTTGGAGACACAGCTGTAGTAGGAGCAGGGATATATGGGGATGACAAGCTAGCTATTACATGCTCAGGAGATGGAGATGTGTTTCTGAGGCACACAGTAGCACAGAAAGTAGCCATTCTCTACAACCACAAAGGTTACACCCTCAGACAAGCATGTCGAGAAGTGATCTCTGAAAACCTCAAAGGCATCAGTGCTGGGATCATCGCTGTAGATTCTAAAGGGGAAGCTGTCATTGAGACCAATGCTGGGGTGATGTTTGTAGCCTCCATGGTTGGCGGAATTTCACGGGTTGAGGTCCTCAGACCTATGCCTGAGATCTCCAATGTGATCTGGGAGACAGATGAGCTAGTTGCCCACCTTAATCCAAAGCCTTGGACTCCAGGGGATACAATTCTGACGAGAAAAGCGTTAAGTGGTCCAAGCAGCATCTTCCAGTTAGCTCTACCTGATTTTGAGGCCATGCTTCAAGCAGCAAAAAACGTTTCTAACCTGCTGTGTAAGAAACTTGGAGTACAGCGCTGTGCCTTGGTTTCTAACCCATCCCCTGACCACCCAGCCCAAATCAAACTGCTGCCACTCCATGGCCTAGAAACGGACTGGCACCCTCATGTATCCCAACAAGAGGACTTCAAAGCCTTTGATCCTGGCTACTGCTCCTCAAAGAGTGGGCCTCGCTGTGAGGAtggactgctggaccaggtTCAGGCCAAGGTTAGGGATAAACTGCCAACACCAAACGCCCCTTCTTGCTATGATTACTTGGGGGATCATTCCAGTGACGACCTGTTCTCTCGTATTGTACGTGGAGAAGAGAAACAATGGAGGGTTTGGGAGGACTCGGAGCATGTTGCATTCCTGACGCCATACCCTAACACGCCCGGACTTACAGTTGTGGTGCCTCGCAAGCCCCTTTCCAGTGACATCTTGAGTTTAGAAGATGCAGACTACACAGCACTGACCCGAGCTATCTATAAAGTAGCCAAACTACTGGAAGAGGGAATGAGAGCTAGGGGAGTTGCACTCATTTTTGAAGGCTTTGAGATTGATTACGCCCATGCTAAGATGATTCCTCTAGTACCGTCACCAGATGGCAGCAAGCCTGAAGAACTGCAACCTGAACATTTCCAAAGCTACCCCGGATATGTGTCTTCACTCAATGGTCAAGCTGCCAAGCCTGAAGCCCTTGAGAAAATCCACTCAACCATCAGCCAATGTAAGCCTCCTGGATCATGGCAAGAACCTCAGACCCACTCCATGATTGCCATCAGGAGTCAGTGGTACCACAACATGTTTCAGATTCAAAACACCCTCTTTCACAGCACAGTGGAGTATTTCCATAATGTCTGCCAGTACTCGTACGCTCTGACGCCTCTCACCACTGacaccatctcctcccccaTGGGCCTGGGGTCGGATTCAGAGCCGGTCTTGGTGAACATATTGGGCCAAGATGTATACCTTGCAGACTCCATGCAGTTTGTACTGGAGTACTTCCTCCGCTTCCAGGAGAGCCTCCGAGGGACTTACTACATATCGCCCAGCTTCAGAGGGGAAGACCCTGATGCCACACACTTGAATCAGTTCTACCATGTGGAGTGTGAACTCCTGGGTGATATGGACAATGCCATTCAGATAGCAGAGGCCTACGTGTTTCACCTCACCAACGCCATGCTGAAAAACCACTCTGACATCATACTAAACACCGCTGGGACCCTGACCCATATCACGGACATGTTGAGTAAGCTTCATGGAAACCAACCTCTACCAAGAGTCCCCCTAGACCAAGCCATTCCCATGATGCCCTCTGCAGACTGTTTGGAGTGGGTTCAGCAAGGCCAGCCACACTTTGGCCGGAAGCTGACCCGCAAGGGCGAGAGGGTGTTGATCGAGAAGTATGGCGGCGCCGTGTGGCTGACGGAGATGGACCACCTGGGCGTCCCCTTCTACCAGGCCTATGTGGAAGGCTCAGGGCAGAGCAAGGCCAAGGCCTCGGACCTCCTGCTGGGCCTCGGGGAGACTGTAGGTCTGGGCGAGCGCCACTCCACCCCTGAGCTAGTTCAGGAGGCCCTCAGGCACCACGCGGTGCCCGAAGAGTCATACAAGTGGTACATTAACATGCGGCAGGTGAGGCCCCTACTCACAAGCGGATGGGGCATGGGTACAGAACGCTACCTGTGTTGGCTTCTTCAGCACGATGACATCAGAGACATTCAAATCATACCCAGGATGAAGTCAAAAAAGTACATGCCCTGATCCGCAGTGATGCAGGGCCCTTCAGGTTCCTGTCATTATAGAACCTCAGGACCTCAAAGTGCCTTCAACGGCAGGAACAGAATAATACAGTTCAATTGTTCCATTCTAAACCCAATAAATAAATGTGAGAATATTTATTGTTGAATTGATGATTTATCGACATATAACTACTAAATATTGCATTCAGTTCATGTGATTGTATAAATTATTTGTAAGACTATTACCATTAATTaaccttattattattacctttatttatctGTTCTGCTGAAGTATGTTGATGCTGAAATATGTTCTGCCACACTTTATCTTTGTCTTAACAAACTGTAAAATGATATTCTATGAGTTCAACAAATTATTTGCTATAATACAAAAAACTGGGTAGAATATGAGTTTGAATATTTTCCATTAAATAAAGATTTGAAATGGAATAGGGGTCAATTTCAATgactttattattttgtaacaGTTGCCTTAAGTTATTCTATATGCTAACTCTTTTTATAACTCTTATTTTATTTGCTATAATATAAAACTATACCAAAGATCCTAGATACTAGAattgttttaaatatatatatagaatctTGAAGGGTCCTTCAAATGCTCTTACTGCATGATTTTGTGTGCATACATTCTTCATTCGTCACTGTTTTAGAGTTTTTGTTTTAGGTTTGAAGAGAAACAGTGTTTCAAATCTTTGTAAAACAATAATTTCAGTTAGATTGGGTCCATTTCCATGGTTTTATACATTTGTAACTTTTCTATtgaattcattttaaataaattaatactAAGGATTGCCAACAGTCtcattttatttaaaggttgaCTTAAACAAAGTTACAGTAAGATACTACCATTGTTTGATATAATATACCAGCTGTTAGATTTTTAAATGTGACCTTTAATTTATCTTTCGTTGGTTATTTTTGACTCCTTCATTTGAAtcagttattaattattaaactCTTTGAACATTTAGAAAAGCGACATACAAAAGTATAATGATCATTGTCAGAATTAGTATTATAGTAGTATTATTGTTGCAACATTAAAATCCTTAAATATGTGAATGCTCAGTTTAAGTTCATTATAGATTGAAGATTGGACTAAATCACCCATTTCAGAGCAAATATTGCTGATAAAAAATACACGACTACGATTTTGCACACAGCTGCCTCGGGAATAACGCTTCAATGTTTCAAACCTTTTAACCAGGCACGGCGTTATGGGTGGCGGACCtatatggaaagccaagaaggccacaatccggacctagattggcgcggtaaaagtgcaaaaccgtacggaaaccgtacggtttccgtacggattccgtacggattccgtacggtttccgtacggattccgtacggttttgcaagaattccgtacggaaaccgtacggaaaccgtacggattccgtacggattccgtacggaattcttgcaaaaccgtacggaatccgtacggaaaccgtacggaatccgtacggaatccgtacggaaaccgtatggtttccgtacggttttgcacttttaccgcgccaatctaggtccggattgtggccttcttggctttccataaaagcgcaccgcacacccaaccaacagACATGCAACTCTCGGTAACAGTGGctgtgtcacactaaatttgtaccggctgccaaatttgtaccgggcgcgtcatccatacgtaatccactccaaatctgcctggcaacagatgatcgcttcgAATTGCGTCGAATGACtcgaaaggttcacgaacattcgcgaaccttctatctagcgatccgttatctgtattgtgctatttcgtccttgacctgctttagacactcagtttacttgctaaatttgattaaacaattaaacacaagacaaatataaagtaaaaacaagtgttatctagatccgttttctgtattatgttatttcgtctttggcaacatgagcgcaaattttttttgaaacccgctttaaacactcagtttactagctaaatttgatcaaacaattaaatacaatacaaatataaagtaaaaacaagtgttatctagcgatccgttaactgtattatgttatttcgtcttttgcaacatgagcgcaaatgtttttttaaacctgcccggcaacggacgacgcgatcatctgctgacaggcaggtttggaatggattacgtatggatgacgcgccggtacaaatttggcagccggtacaaatttagtgtgacagcggcAACACTACACATAACAAGGAACActccacaacacacaactacattcTACCGAccacacaccccaaaccgttAACCCCAACACAAAAAggcaataaaaccccttttcccccaACCGGCATCTCGAATCCCCGGCGCGACCcccgtaggagtcgccacacagCCCCCACCTTAGGGGTCAGACGTCCCGACGACCCCAACACCCACTGCACAGCCCCGAGTGTTCAGGGGGCCGGCGCCGCCGCCTTGGCCCCTGCCCTGGCGCGGCGGCCCCGTTGCGGCGCCGCCTTCGTCCCTGGTTGGGACGCCCGTCTCCAACTGTGTCTGATTTTTGCTGAGACGGAGGgacagagtgcgtgtgtgtttgtgtgtgtgtgtgattgtgtgtgtgtgtgtgtgtgtgtgtgtgtggagggggaagCCGGAGCCCACATCCccgtttcacaaatctgaaactatgttttatataatgtatagcctcactttGATAAtctagtccagatttgaagagtctaggtgtagtggttttcaatcaggaccagctctaatgcggtctggacccaaaaaaaagcattaaaatgagtctttattacattttcacaaatagggtaaaagTATCACAAATCTGAAACCATGTTTTATATCATGTATAGCCTCATTGTGATAATCTGGTCCAGATTTGAAGTTTCTAgctgtagtggttttcaatcaggacagTTCTACGGTGGTCCAGATGCAAAAGAATGCAGTGAAATCTCCCCTTTTTGGTATTTTAAGTAATCAAATAAAGGTTTTCTAAATTGTAAACTGTGTTTTAAAGACTGTTTAGACTCTTAGATAATCTAGACCGGTTTTACCGCGATTGAAGAGATTAAACAACGAAGAAGCAGTCGCTCCATTCCATGcagaaatgtgcaacagcgccccctggggtcacactattcggtgggtcgcagaattcggtgttaCACCGGAAGTTGTATTTTGAAAGGGTGTTACGTCACGCTTAACAGCCGAATAAAACTTTACTTTATTTACTGGTGATCAGAGTGATGCAGAGTCGCGGTCCCGGGGCGCCCCCGTGTGGTTGGAGTGAGGTAGTACACTTTGAGAAAAGTGTTTACGAAAGCCACTGCAAGTGCACTGGTTCACTAAGAGGCTCCATATCATCACATGTAGTTGCTGACGGAACGTAAAGTTAAGTTTTCTGCTCAGCTCTACTTGTTAGCTTCTCTTGACCCCAGCCGTCAGCAGCGGGCGGTCTCGCCCTCTGACTCATATCGGGTTCAGTCGGGATCAACGACACCGGATCACCATGGCGGCTCAGACCCGAGCCCTCGTCACGGGGAAATGGCTCGCAGACGCCCTGAAGAACCGCCTGGTGGGCCCCAAGCTGCGGGTCCTGGACAGCTCCTGGTACCTGGCCAAGGTGCGGCGGAACCCCCGGGCGGAGTTCCAACAGTCGCACATCCCCGGCGCCTCGTTCTTCGACGTTGACGAGTGCTCCGATAAGACCTCCGCCTTCGACCACATGGTTCCGAGTCCGGCCGAGTTCGCGGAGTACGTCGGTCACCTGGGCATCGCGAACGACACGCACGTGGTGGTGTACGACACGAGCCCTCTTGGGTCGTTCAGCGCGCCGCGCGTGTGGTGGATGTTCCGCCTGTTCGGGCACCCCGCCGTGTCGGTGCTGGACGGTGGGATGAAGAACTGGCTGGCTGAGGGTCACCCCCTGACCTCTGTCCCCTCTGAACCCGAGCGCGCGGAGTTCAAGGCAAGTGTAGACCGGTCCTTGGTCAAGACGTATGAAGACGTGTTGGAAAACATCCGAACCAAACGGATCCAGGTGGTCGATGCCCGGTCGGCGGGTCGGTTCAAGGGCATCGAACCCGAGCCCAGAGATGGTGAGTCTCCACAGGGGTCTACTGCGATGCATCTAAATATCCGTACCACAGTTTCCCAAGAAAAAATCGCTCAGGATCCAGAGTCTGTCCTTCCAGGGATAGACTCTACACTATCTATAAAATACAATGGCTTTTCCTGAACTGTAGCCATAAACATCAAGATAATACAAACAAAGGtattcattctttttttggtaGAATGAATCTTATGAACTTGTAAGTTTGTCATTTAGTAGCGAGTTTTtactattatacattttttacacGACTATCACATCATCAGACACTAGACAAACGTGTTCATCAGTTCATAAGAGCGTTACTCAGCATGTCCAACGTGTGATTGGCCACCAGGCTGTTCTCACTGCCCTCCTATCTgagaccctccctcctcctgctcctctccctccccctcctctcctcctcttcctcctccccctctcttctcctcctcctcctcttcctctcctcctcctcctctccttcctcctcctcctcctcctcctcctcctcgtcctctcctccctcctcctcctccacctctcctccccccctcctccccccctcctccccctcctctcctcctcttcctcctccccctctcctcttcttcctcttcctcttcctcctccccctctcctcttcttcctcctcctcttcctcctcctctcctcttcctcctcctcctcctcctcctccccctctcctcctcctcctcctccccctctcctcctcctcctcctccccctctcctcctcctcctcctccccctctcctcctcctccccctctcctcctcctctcctcttcctcctcctctttctcctcttcctcctcctcctcctcctcctcctcctcctcctccccctctcctcctcctcctcctccccctctcctcttcctcctcctccccctctcctcctcctcctcctcttcctctgctcctcctctcagacACCCGTCCGGGCCACTTCCCGGGGGCCGTCAACATGCCCTTCACCTCGGTCCTGGGGCCCTCGGGGGAGGTGCGGGGGCCCCAGGACCTGGCCCAGCTGTTCCGGGAGGCGGGGGTGGACCTGGCCGCGCCCCTCTGGGTGTCCTGCGGCTCCGGGGTCACGGCCTGCCACGTGGCGCTGGCGGCCGCCCTGCTGGGGCACCCGGGGGCCTGCGTCTACGACGGCTCCTGGTCCGAGTGGTTCAAGAGGGCCCCCCCGGAGCTGGTCCTCTCTGAGGGCCCGTAGAGAGCTGAGGACCACCTGACACCTCCAGCCCTGAGGACCACCTGACACCTCCAGCCCTGAGGACCACCTGACACCTCCCAGAGGACCACCTGACACCTCCCAGAGGACCACCTGACACCTCCCAGAGGACCACCTGACACCTCCCTGAGGACCACCTGACACCTCCCTGAGGACCACCTGACACCTCCCTGAGGACCACCTGACACCTCCCAGAGGACCACCTGACACCTCCCTGAGGACCACCTGACACCTCCCAGAGGACCACCTGACACCTCCCTGAGGACCACCTGACACCTCCTCCAGCCCTGAGGACCACCTGACACCTCCCAGAGGACCACCTGGCACCTCCCTCAGGACCACCTGACAACTCCCAGAGGACCACCTGACACCTCCCTGAGGACCACCTGACACCTCCCAGAGGACCACCTGACACCTCCCTGAGGACCACCTGACACCTCCCAGGGACCACCTGACACCTCCCAGAGGACCACCTGACAACTCCAGCCCTGAGGACCACCTGACACCTCCCAGAGGACCACCTGACACCTCCCAGAGGACCACCTGACACCTCCCTGAGGACCACCTGACACCTCCTCCAGCCCTGAGGACCACCTGACGGCTCCAAGAGGACCTTCTCCagggctggagggtggaggacctTCTCCagggctggagggtggaggacctTCTCcagggcggaggtggaggacctTCTCCAGGGTGGATGTTGTCCAGCATGGGGCCTTCAGAAGTCTCATGTGTTGCTGAATGGTTGAGGATCCTTGATGAGCCTGTTGGGTCTGATGGGTCTGATGGGTCTGATGGGTCTGTTGGGTCTGATGGGTCTGATGGTTCTGATGGGTTTGATGGGTCTGATGGGTCTGATGGGTCTGTTGGGTCTGTTGGGTCTGATGGTTCTGATGGGTCTGATGGGTCTGATGGGTCTGTTGGGTCTGATGGTTCTGATGGGTCTGATGGTTCTGATGGGCCTGTTGGGTCTGTTGGGTCTGTTGGGTCTGATGGGTCTGTTGGGTCTGATGGGTCTGATGGGTTTGATGGTTCTGATGGGTCTGTTGGGTCTGATGGGTCTGTTGGGTCTGATGGGTCTGATGGGTCTGTTGGGTCTGATGGGTCTGATGGGTCTGATGGGTCTGTTGGGTCTGATGGGTCTGATGGGTCTGATGGGTCTGATGGTTCTGATGAGCCTGTTGGGTCTGATGGGTCTGATGGGTCTGTTGGGCCTGATGGGTCTGATGGGTCTATACTTCTGTACAGATTGAAGTATAGGCCTGCATTTTATttacaaatacagaaaataacaTTGAACAGATTTGGGCTATAATATAACGTTGTGTACCTATGTTGATACCTATGCCTCAACAATAACACCAGTTTAAATAAAAGTGCCTTGGCATTCAAACTTTGATTTCTTTGCTTCGAAGTGTTCAAACTAATGTTGATAATGTGAAATAACTTCTGAAATATTTTTTCATAATAATTATCTAGCCTGGTGTATCTTTCTTTTGGCAGGGAAATAAATTCTGTACATGTCGCTGCGTAGCAAGGTTTGGACAGTGTATGGAATAATTTCAGTTATTACTAAATAAAAATGGCCCACAATGTGAACCTGTCAATCATCCAATGTTCGGAAGTCCAGCTCTTGTGACGCACGAACGCGTCCGTGTGGAAAGGGGGCGTCGGCGGAAAGTTACAAAACCCTCGAGCGATTTTAACTTCCTTCAAGTCATTGTAGATAATTAAACATAGTTTCACTTCAATATGTGTTAAATGTCTTTTTCCAAACATCGTGCTTTCTTGTTCCATTCCCGAATAAACTACGGAGATAATTCCAGGAACATGATGCCTTGTCAAACGTGTTGACAGGAAACAATAATCAACTACCAGAAAGAACAAACAACCAATCAGCCCCGTGCACTGGCGGCTGGAAATTTATGTTGCTGACGCAGAGCAAATCAGAACCGGTTTATACCGGTTCCAAAACTAGATTTTGGGGGGTCAAACCAACTGCCTGTTTGACAAAAGCGCAGAAAGCTTCCCATTTATAACGACTTTATGtatcctatatatatgtatatgtgtgacGTATCTCACAAAGGCAACCTTGATTTAAATGGAAAAACCAAAGGGTCGTGGAAGGTCTCATTTACGTGTGGCACAAGCATTCCATACAATGACTTGGATCCTAGTCGTCCATATATTACATCATTTAATTATACAATGCATTGTGATCAACGATGAACGACGACGCATTCAGCGATACGAGTCATTCCAATAATAATTGTTAACTCTGGAATCATCTTATTCAAAAAAAAATGCACCAACAGAAGATCCATAATTATAAAAGCTGTTTGTAGATATAAGTAActgatgtattattattatcgacATTACGGGTAAAATGTCACAACAAAAACGGCATTTTGACTTCTGTCTTGGAATGAGAGGAGAAAGCTTCCCGTGGACCGCCTGAAGGTCCTGACGAAATAAACAAATTGGGGTCCTTCTTCAATGCTAGCTATCGAAGCGGCATCTACGAGTTGCATTGTGCTGTACAGCTGTTATGGTTACGTTGAAATACATAAAGGTTTATGAAAGATAAACGTTGCTGAAGTGATGTTGATGTTCTAGTATTCAGGCCCAGACCAGACGACGCCCGCCGGACTCGCACGTTGTCTCAAACACTCAAAGCTTTTGTTTTTCCAGCGGTTGTACGCGATCTGCATAGCTAACGGTGTTGAGAAAACAAGCTAGGTAGCTCACAGTGTTCCCCAAAAACCATCCACACCGGGGATTAACTCATCCGGGTTCGGTCAAATAAAACAACGAGGTACGTTAATCTGAACGGCTATCATTCGGTGTTGAATGGCGCCTTTATTCAGTAATTTAATAAACGCACCCGACGCAGCGCTACGGGCACGGAGCCGTTTGTGGCGGAGTGCTTTAGAGTCGGGTCGGAAACTCCGGACTTTGGATTTACTGTGAAGAATTATATAATGTCTGTTTTTTGAGCTGCTTATTTGACACATCCCACGATCCCCAGCTAAaacgtgtgcgtgtctttggtttgtttttccGCAGGGAGGCGTTAATGAGCTGCAATGTCTGGCATTGCTCTTAGCAGATTGTCTCAGGAGCGCAAAGCCTGGAGGAAAGACCACCCCTTCGTAAGTCAATTCAGATAAGTTTATATGAAGTGCAAAGAGCATCATCCATACATCTCTGACCTGGGACGCCCTCCAGGACCCTACGGCTGTTTTTACCTCGTTCATTAGCCTAGGTTTACTCTACTGTATATTTATGTTAATCCATTGGCAGAAAAATATACAATGCTGCATTCTGATGTACCAGTCCAGTTATGGTCCCAGTTTAGTGTCTGTGTTTATCAACCATGTGTTTATCAACCATGACCTCTTCTTGTCTGCCCCACAGGGATTTGTTGCTGTGCCCACTAAAAACCCAGATGGCACCATGAATCTGATGAACTGGGAGTGCGCCATCCCTGGGAAGAAAGGAGTAAGTGGACCTCATGCAGAGTTCAGCTCTCTGGTTCAATAAATTCATAATGAAGTAATTCAAACAATATTACACGTGAGGGAGGGCTGTTACACTGACTATCAGCTGGGTACGGGTTAGGGTGGTCCTCCAGCCTGGCTGGGCTTCAGTCGGCCCGCCGACAGTACTGAAGGTAATCCAGCCGTGCTATCGGTATTACGGCACAACCAGAGTGAGATATGGTCTCTGTACAAGCACCATTTATTAGTTAACAGGAAGCCTGATGGACGACGACTGATTAAGGATTTCTTTGTATATTTAATAACAATCAGTTTGGCCCCATCCACACAAATAGTCAAGCAATGAGATATGCCCTTGAGTAGGGCTGGCTATATGGACATATTTATTTACACAATAATTATCAGGATTTTAGCACTATATTGATTAATATCATGACAGGCTTATGACTCCAAAATACTATTATGCACAGCGGGCTCTCGCAGGGTCGTTACGTGGAACTATACAGAGTAATAAAGTTATAAAGTAGGTTATCACACTAAATTTAGTTTCTCAGTTCTCACTGAAGTTTCAAACCTCATATTCAACCATTCAAGGGCTTATCTTCTCATCGTTATTCATTTATACTATAAATCTAGGTATCACGATAAGTCGCTATCTTAATTCCATGTTAATACCTTTAAAAGAGGATAAACAGTAATAGTGCAGTCCTGCCCACCTAACCACCTAACCATAAACTCGGTAGTTTAAAGGGTCTGAGTGTATCCTGGACCCAGCTCACCCCACCGCTGAAGAGAATGAGGGGAACAGCGTGAAGAAGCAGCGCAGCCTTGCTGTGGCCAATGGCCCACCGACATAGAGCCTGACCCCCAGATCAACTGTAGCTTCAACTGTATCCTCAATAGCCGAGTCAAATCACCCTGTCCTTTTAATACAGTTAACCAGGGTTTTTATACATTGGTTGTGTTTGGCCCATTCGGTTCGTTCCACTAAATGCTGTAAAAGTCAGTTTCCACATATTGAGCACTTGAGTAAAAGTGCCATCGTCTTTGTTCTTCAGACCTTGTGGGAAGGGGGCTTGTACAAGCTGAGAATGCTGTTCAAAGACGACTACCCATCCTCCCCTCCCAAGTGTGAGTATCGTACCACTCAGTAGGTGGTTTTCATTTGTGTTGCCTCGGCACAAATAAGTCATTTTTATTTGCAGGGTGAAATGAATAGTAGAACTAATCGTGTTGGGCTTTTTCCTATCAAGCACTGAACCTGTTTTCTGTTGGATTCCGATCAGGCAAG of the Gadus morhua unplaced genomic scaffold, gadMor3.0, whole genome shotgun sequence genome contains:
- the LOC115538007 gene encoding uncharacterized protein LOC115538007; the protein is MALLDFPVPELDVTLREVGRVLQLTLPPDLYPEFRHTLGQQRGQLEAAQRRLAASATGRENWVTEQFKSRLLECSDPLPTATALPAVLPPRRAGRAGTQLERAAALLWAVAKLHCEPSLVEEATAATERTQQAQIFAACRLPGAQHDEIKMYPDSLHAIVTCIGGVFPVDILSRGSDGSMRPLPVSDIYHQLAQAMSHTASSGQRHAPTICGLSALDRRSWAALRGEMVKQGGLAAGSLGLMESAVVALSLEGCEAPPEMANILNTVRLGGGDGPCLRYYDKVVNVVVFKDSTAGMVFEHSAVDGMVAGLVSECLFHLSETVDINLDHYGPEDHGRSDAQSDGSRVTPTPLPFPLQEIRITPSPSLKATHPVITFEVSSYPDVFSALRSQRGLYDAWINFSLQLSLSQIFGESAANHILVTPTHMRHYKHGRCDPTYSLTMRSRELVGALASCVRHDDAPQYSAHLLQLFHVAFLEHKNLIKATKSGQGVGPHLAALRWSLPSDNPLKKFLDPFGCPSVYLTGKDLMEGVECAVGNVYAKDQLAVTYLGRRDKVLMVLNAKGSFAMVLENLRDSLEINMKLVMLLALRYSIACQMGALDCVLHDSQVGSVNAEVNRSVEGPLSKIKPNSDSMSPDFTLVIHGGAGEVMMLNSKVVEVIEFALKTALGLGSQVLQHGGSSLDAVQRSVEALEDCFLFNAGKGSVFNKDGKNEMEATIVDCSGINSGSVACLQRVRNPIKAARCVMDKSPHSMIVGEGAEDFVHGLEPGEPLGPDYFYTDIRHKELMVKLQADVNPQNNHPQTVGAVALDRWRKLAAATSTGGLVGKLKGRVGDTAVVGAGIYGDDKLAITCSGDGDVFLRHTVAQKVAILYNHKGYTLRQACREVISENLKGISAGIIAVDSKGEAVIETNAGVMFVASMVGGISRVEVLRPMPEISNVIWETDELVAHLNPKPWTPGDTILTRKALSGPSSIFQLALPDFEAMLQAAKNVSNLLCKKLGVQRCALVSNPSPDHPAQIKLLPLHGLETDWHPHVSQQEDFKAFDPGYCSSKSGPRCEDGLLDQVQAKVRDKLPTPNAPSCYDYLGDHSSDDLFSRIVRGEEKQWRVWEDSEHVAFLTPYPNTPGLTVVVPRKPLSSDILSLEDADYTALTRAIYKVAKLLEEGMRARGVALIFEGFEIDYAHAKMIPLVPSPDGSKPEELQPEHFQSYPGYVSSLNGQAAKPEALEKIHSTISQCKPPGSWQEPQTHSMIAIRSQWYHNMFQIQNTLFHSTVEYFHNVCQYSYALTPLTTDTISSPMGLGSDSEPVLVNILGQDVYLADSMQFVLEYFLRFQESLRGTYYISPSFRGEDPDATHLNQFYHVECELLGDMDNAIQIAEAYVFHLTNAMLKNHSDIILNTAGTLTHITDMLSKLHGNQPLPRVPLDQAIPMMPSADCLEWVQQGQPHFGRKLTRKGERVLIEKYGGAVWLTEMDHLGVPFYQAYVEGSGQSKAKASDLLLGLGETVGLGERHSTPELVQEALRHHAVPEESYKWYINMRQVRPLLTSGWGMGTERYLCWLLQHDDIRDIQIIPRMKSKKYMP
- the mpst gene encoding 3-mercaptopyruvate sulfurtransferase, encoding MAAQTRALVTGKWLADALKNRLVGPKLRVLDSSWYLAKVRRNPRAEFQQSHIPGASFFDVDECSDKTSAFDHMVPSPAEFAEYVGHLGIANDTHVVVYDTSPLGSFSAPRVWWMFRLFGHPAVSVLDGGMKNWLAEGHPLTSVPSEPERAEFKASVDRSLVKTYEDVLENIRTKRIQVVDARSAGRFKGIEPEPRDDTRPGHFPGAVNMPFTSVLGPSGEVRGPQDLAQLFREAGVDLAAPLWVSCGSGVTACHVALAAALLGHPGACVYDGSWSEWFKRAPPELVLSEGP